The proteins below come from a single Poecilia reticulata strain Guanapo linkage group LG5, Guppy_female_1.0+MT, whole genome shotgun sequence genomic window:
- the mov10a gene encoding putative helicase mov-10-B.1 has protein sequence MPKLIESLQSGLLFIEFLGNRLSGNSKDELRNIYNKEFRLRNGVKHPNFSTVLFALRTFNQVDIVKRKIYRNGHSEAKITGPHQTNRHAAQKSTTKESPGRFTTKTDPGVTPKKKQASDQQKIVGPHRTNVQGTQKSTAKESPGCSTTKTEPGMTPKKKQASDILQKMKTNRKEMMADKEGIQITSVPKGSDGVVHHTVAFEMQPFVIKFSILNNGANMVYFTKYTVLDRVRCYNLKDKRKVTKANPLPLCPGESYDVVLSYFLNECGYFPATVYFEFQFELPKPVTFCIVREIKAVVQTCLGAELGPVAPYKPFPKVKPKRPIKEVVEGIPPAGSFQTPTVKLGDYKCPSYLRVLACQNMDDSEDLLPPARQQLSQVKKLLESALDMKNYSLRFHLLLHLEEIQMEVDIKNYNLYNQTMTKDPGNRKLLVLKVPGVAENRPSVLRGDCLSVRKSGNAMSSMTVYRGYVHRVELDRVKLGFANRLLDTFIANMKFDVEFTFNRLTLKLQHRAVDLAVKHNLKEVLFPSETAAKKVSVAKLSMLNRRIENNPEQRKAVQHIIAASSKPAPYIVFGPPGTGKTITMVEAINQVIKADPSARILACAPSNSACDLLCERLKPHMSTFELYRMYASSRDPNSVPKDLRKYCNWDEKQDCFVFPEKEILMQYKVMVTTLFTAGRFVTGGVPVGHFSYVFVDEAGQAEEPQCIIAVAGLLCPEKGQLVLAGDPKQLGPIIRSPYAIQHGLGLSLLERLMNRKPYQDLDSRFVTKLLQNYRSHAAILKIPNEEFYNNELQVFASQEERETYCSWEALPQKDFPVIFHGVLGKDEREGNSPSFFNVSEIETLVAYLNRLEQTQGKKGLPKLSAKDIGIISPYRKQVEKIQKALKSLKTLSHWNDPKELKVGSVEEFQGQERNIIIISTVRSSLSYVKMDTDFNIGFLSNEKRFNVALTRAKSLLIVIGNPVILRKDPLWKKFINYCVDMNGYVGIDFKNVEEEDLFEAKMKGLKITDSEDPVGEMSALQLHVDPGWKSEI, from the exons ATGCCGAAGCTCATAGAGTCACTGCAATCTGGTCTGCTCTTCATTGAATTTCTGGGAAACCGATTATCCGGTAATAGCAAAGATGAGCTTCGAAACATCTATAATAAGGAATTTAGGCTCAG AAATGGAGTAAAACATCCAAACTTTTCCACTGTTCTCTTTGCTCTACGGACGTTCAACCAAGTCGACATAGTAAAgagaaaaatctacagaaatgGCCATTCTGAG GCGAAGATAACGGGGCCTCACCAAACAAACCGACATGCAGCTCAGAAAAGTACAACAAAAGAATCACCTGGTCgctttacaacaaaaacagaccCTGGGGTGACCCCAAAGAAGAAGCAAGCCTCTGACCAGCAGAAAATAGTCGGGCCTCACCGGACAAACGTACAAGGTACACAGAAAAGTACAGCAAAAGAGTCACCTGGTTGTTCTACGACAAAAACTGAGCCTGGAATGACCCCAAAGAAGAAGCAGGCTTCAGATATCCTTCAAAAGATGAAGACAAACAG GAAGGAGATGATGGCTGACAAGGAAGGAATACAAATCACATCAGTCCCAAAAGGAAGTGACGGAGTTGTTCATCATACCGTGGCTTTCGAAATGCAACCATTTGTTATAAAGTTCAGCATTTTAAACAATGGTGCAAACATGGTTTACTTCACCAAGTACACGGTTCTAGACAGAGTTCGCTGTTATAACTTGAAGGATAAAAGGAAAGTGACCAAAGCCAACCCACTGCCCCTCTGCCCAG GTGAAAGTTATGACGTCGTCCTTTCCTACTTCCTTAACGAGTGCGGATATTTCCCTGCCACGGTCTACTTTGAGTTCCAGTTTGAACTGCCAAAGCCAGTGACCTTCTGCATCGTCAGGGAGATAAAAGCGGTGGTCCAAACCTGTTTGGGTGCCGAGCTGGGACCTGTGGCTCCGTATAAACCGTTTCCGAAGGTCAAACCAAAACGACCGATTAAAGAGGTGGTTGAGGGAATTCCACCTGCAGG ttCTTTCCAAACACCGACAGTGAAGTTAGGAGACTATAAGTGCCCTAGCTACCTGAGGGTCCTGGCCTGTCAAAACATGGATGACTCCGAGGACCTTCTTCCACCTGCCAGGCAGCAGCTTTCACAAGTGAA GAAGCTCCTTGAGTCTGCTTTAGACATGAAGAACTACTCCCTTCGGTTTCACCTGCTGCTTCACTTGGAAGAGATACAGATGGAAGTAGACATCAAGAACTACAATCTCTACAATCAGACCATGACCAAAGATCCAGGCAACAGAAAACTCCTCGtactgaaa GTTCCTGGCGTTGCTGAAAACCGTCCTTCCGTTCTCCGAGGAGATTGTCTGAGTGTGAGAAAATCAGGAAATGCAATGTCATCGATGACGGTTTACAGAGGATATGTTCACAGAGTAGAGCTGGACAGAGTGAAGCTGGGCTTTGCTAATAG ATTGTTAGACACTTTTATCGCCAACATGAAGTTTGATGTGGAGTTTACATTCAACAGATTgaccttaaagctgcagcatcgaGCTGTGGATTTGGCAGTGAAACATAATCTTAAGGAAGTGCTGTTTCCCTCTGAAACGGCTGCGAAAAAAGTTTCTGTCGCTAAGCTAAG CATGTTAAACCGTCGCATAGAAAACAACCCAGAGCAACGTAAGGCGGTCCAACACATCATCGCTGCCTCTTCAAAGCCAGCTCCCTATATCGTCTTTGGGCCACCAGGAACCGGAAAGACAATCACCATGGTAGAAGCCATAAATCAG gtcATCAAGGCAGACCCATCAGCACGCATCCTTGCTTGTGCACCTTCAAACAGCGCATGTGACCTGCTTTGTGAGAGACTGAAACCACACATGTCCACCTTTGAGCTGTACCGCATGTACGCCAGTAGCCGAGACCCGAACAGCGTCCCCAAAGACCTGCGG aaatacTGCAACTGGGATGAGAAACAAGATTGCTTTGTGTTTCCAGAGAAGGAAATCCTGATGCAATACAAAGTTATGGTGACAACTCTGTTCACCGCAGGCAG gtTTGTGACTGGAGGAGTTCCCGTTGGCCATTTTTCTTATGTGTTTGTGGATGAAGCTGGTCAAGCAGAGGAGCCACAGTGCATTATTGCAGTTGCAG GTTTGCTTTGTCCTGAGAAGGGCCAGCTGGTACTTGCAGGAGATCCCAAACAGCTGGGACCAATCATTCGATCCCCATATGCAATACAGCATGGGCTTG GACTTTCTCTGTTGGAGAGGCTGATGAATCGTAAACCTTACCAAGATCTTGACTCTCGTTTTGTCACAAAACTGCTGCAGAACTACAG ATCTCACGCTGCCATCCTGAAGATCCCCAACGAGGAATTCTACAACAATGAACTGCAGGTTTTTGCATCACAAGAGGAGCGTGAAACCTACTGCAGCTGGGAAGCCCTTCCCCAAAAG GATTTTCCAGTGATCTTCCACGGAGTGCTGGGGAAAGACGAGCGAGAGGGAAACAGTCCGTCTTTCTTCAATGTATCCGAGATTGAGACGCTGGTCGCGTATCTCAACAGGCTGGAACAAACACAAGGAAAGAAGGGTCTTCCCAAGCTGTCGGCCAAAGACATCGGGATCATCAGCCCCTACAGGAAACAA GTTGAGAAAATCCAAAAGGCGCTGAAGTCCCTCAAAACACTCAGTCACTGGAATGATCCCAAAGAACTCAAG GTGGGATCTGTGGAAGAGTTTCAGGGACAAGAGAggaacatcatcatcatctccacGGTGCGAAGCAGCCTGAGCTACGTTAAAATGGACACAGACTTCAACATTGGATTCCTCTCAAATGAGAAG aggTTTAACGTGGCGTTGACGAGAGCCAAGTCTCTACTCATAGTCATAGGGAATCCAGTGATCCTCAGGAAGGATCCTCTATGGAAGAA GTTCATAAATTACTGTGTGGACATGAATGGCTACGTAGGGATTGACTTCAAGAACGTTGAAGAGGAAGATCTCTTTGAGGCAAAAATGAAAGGCCTGAAAATCACTGACTCTGAag ATCCCGTTGGAGAGATGAGTGCCCTCCAGCTGCATGTGGATCCTGGATGGAAGAGTGAAATTTAG
- the LOC103464682 gene encoding rho-related GTP-binding protein RhoC-like, with protein sequence MSGVRKKLVIVGDGACGKTCLLIVFCKDQFPEVYVPTVFENYIADIEIDGRQVELALWDTAGQEDYDRLRPLSYPDTDVILMCYSIDNQDSLENISEKWTPEVKHFCPNVPIILVGNKKDLRSNEKALKDLTKMKQEPVKTEDGKSMATRINAFYFLECSAKTKDGVREVFNIATAAALQVKKNKSMKGCMLL encoded by the exons ATGTCAGGCGTTCGGAAGAAGCTGGTGATTGTGGGAGACGGAGCCTGTGGGAAAACATGTCTTCTTATAGTTTTCTGTAAGGACCAGTTTCCTGAGGTTTATGTTCCAACCGTGTTTGAGAACTACATAGCAGACATCGAAATTGATGGAAGACAG GTGGAGCTGGCGTTGTGGGACACCGCAGGTCAAGAGGACTACGACAGGTTGAGGCCTCTGTCTTACCCCGACACAGATGTCATCCTTATGTGCTATTCCATTGACAACCAAGATAGTTTAG aaaatatttctgaaaagtgGACCCCTGAGGTGAAACACTTCTGTCCCAACGTTCCAATCATCCTTGTAGGGAATAAGAAAGATCTGCGGAGCAATGAAAAAGCACTCAAAGACCTGACCAAGATGAAGCAG GAGCCGGTGAAGACAGAAGATGGAAAGAGCATGGCCACCAGGATTAATGCTTTCTACTTCTTGGAGTGCTCTGCTAAAACAAAGGATGGCGTGCGGGAAGTGTTTAACATCGCCACGGCAGCAGCGCTGCAGGTCAAAAAGAACAAGTCAATGAAAGGCTGCATGCTGCTGTGA